The Agarilytica rhodophyticola genome has a window encoding:
- a CDS encoding cytochrome P450 has translation MSHLTMKDLATPSEHWFKGSVGAFEPDQIHNYLYELKNALGDIFKISFYGKSVVVLSEPEAVRYILKNRPGLFRRVSRIESVFEDLGVHGVFSAEGEDWKKYRNFLNPAFRPSQIKLFYPSIYLVTQRLCSVVPSQQKSFNFQQLIERYTVDVTTKLSFGYDLNTLEKPVSELQHKLSLIFPGISSRLRSPFPYWEYFKLSKDKKIDEALVLIRDYVAKFIAAAKQRIENNHQASNILDSMLMADPESEHEIFGNMMTLLLAGEDTTANTIAWAIDYLTDFPDIQERIFHEIRQRYPKDGQLKWDDLDDFPLTFAAAQEAMRIRPVTPFAQIENNNDETICGYKIPKGTTFFVLLSDKGMSPELFEEPQKFNPDRWLNIDEEKLKTIAKDMHPFGGGARLCPGRQLALIEMKIALIELLYRFKFTKETHVGSTRDSFSMTVKPQNLFVRATARNICKQETEKEIPTLA, from the coding sequence ATGTCTCATCTTACAATGAAAGATCTTGCAACGCCTAGTGAACACTGGTTTAAAGGAAGTGTTGGTGCCTTTGAACCGGATCAAATTCATAACTACTTGTACGAATTGAAAAATGCGCTTGGCGATATATTTAAAATAAGTTTTTATGGTAAATCTGTTGTGGTGTTATCTGAACCAGAGGCCGTGCGCTATATTTTGAAAAACCGTCCTGGGCTATTTCGCCGAGTTTCCCGTATTGAATCAGTCTTTGAGGATTTAGGCGTTCATGGTGTTTTTTCGGCAGAAGGCGAAGACTGGAAAAAATATCGAAATTTTCTTAATCCCGCTTTTAGACCATCCCAAATAAAGTTATTTTATCCATCAATTTATTTGGTAACCCAGCGTCTTTGTTCCGTTGTTCCTTCACAACAAAAGTCTTTTAATTTTCAGCAACTTATTGAACGCTACACAGTGGATGTTACGACAAAACTATCTTTTGGCTATGATTTAAACACTTTGGAAAAACCCGTTTCAGAACTACAACATAAACTCTCTCTCATTTTTCCAGGAATTAGTAGTAGGTTGAGATCTCCTTTCCCATATTGGGAATATTTTAAATTATCAAAAGACAAAAAAATTGATGAGGCCTTGGTTCTTATCCGTGACTACGTTGCTAAGTTTATTGCAGCGGCTAAACAAAGAATTGAGAATAATCACCAAGCCTCCAATATTTTGGATTCTATGCTAATGGCCGATCCCGAATCAGAGCATGAAATTTTTGGCAATATGATGACGCTTTTGTTGGCGGGTGAAGATACAACAGCCAACACTATTGCTTGGGCAATAGATTATTTAACAGATTTCCCCGATATTCAAGAGCGAATATTTCATGAAATTCGCCAGCGTTATCCAAAAGACGGCCAGTTAAAATGGGACGACTTGGATGACTTTCCACTGACGTTCGCCGCTGCCCAGGAAGCAATGCGAATAAGACCTGTAACACCATTTGCCCAGATTGAAAATAACAATGACGAAACCATATGTGGTTATAAAATACCCAAAGGCACAACCTTCTTCGTCTTACTGAGTGATAAGGGTATGAGCCCTGAATTATTTGAAGAGCCCCAAAAGTTTAATCCTGACCGATGGCTCAATATCGATGAAGAAAAGCTCAAAACTATTGCCAAGGATATGCATCCATTTGGCGGTGGTGCTCGTCTATGCCCGGGACGTCAGCTGGCATTGATTGAAATGAAAATAGCACTTATAGAACTTCTCTACCGCTTTAAATTCACCAAAGAAACTCATGTTGGCTCAACCAGAGACAGTTTTTCTATGACGGTTAAGCCACAAAACCTCTTTGTCAGAGCTACCGCTAGAAACATATGCAAGCAAGAAACTGAAAAGGAAATACCTACGCTAGCATGA